A genome region from Hymenobacter tibetensis includes the following:
- a CDS encoding LemA family protein, with translation MKRFLLYFAGLVMLLSQSSCGYNGMVSRDQAVKSQWANVQSAYQRRADLIPNLVNTVKGAANFEKSTLEAVVQARANATGVNISSDQLTPENLQKFQAAQTQLSSGLGRLLAVSENYPELKANANFQELQAQIEGTENRINVERNKFNTVTNDYNGFVKSFPNNLFAGMFGYAEKPYFAADPASQKAPTVQF, from the coding sequence ATGAAACGTTTCCTTCTCTACTTTGCCGGTCTGGTGATGTTGCTGTCTCAGTCGTCGTGCGGCTACAATGGCATGGTATCGCGCGACCAAGCGGTGAAATCTCAATGGGCCAACGTGCAAAGTGCCTACCAGCGCCGTGCCGACCTGATTCCGAACCTCGTGAACACCGTAAAGGGTGCCGCTAATTTCGAGAAAAGCACCTTGGAAGCTGTGGTGCAGGCTCGGGCCAACGCCACGGGCGTCAATATCTCGTCTGATCAGCTCACGCCCGAAAACTTGCAGAAGTTTCAGGCTGCCCAAACCCAGCTAAGCAGCGGCCTGGGCCGGTTGTTGGCCGTATCGGAAAATTATCCGGAGCTGAAAGCCAACGCCAACTTTCAGGAGCTACAAGCTCAGATTGAAGGCACCGAAAACCGCATCAACGTGGAGCGCAACAAGTTCAACACGGTTACCAACGATTACAACGGCTTCGTGAAGTCGTTTCCCAACAACTTGTTTGCGGGGATGTTCGGCTACGCCGAGAAGCCGTACTTCGCCGCCGACCCAGCTTCGCAGAAAGCGCCTACGGTTCAGTTCTGA
- a CDS encoding TPM domain-containing protein → MMHPLPVLYRAWLRPLVLVLLLLSVQLGALAQEVPARPSPPRLVNDLAGMMRPDEVAALEQKLVAYNDSTSSQIAVVTVPTLSDYEIADYAQKLYETWGIGQKGNNNGVLLLIARKEQKARIQTGYGLEGAIPDALAKRIISNTIVPAFREEQYYQGLDRATDQLIALAKGEYKADQTTQTRQRRTDDSGTGWTFWVIIGALVLFMLLRSRGGGGRGGRGGLGGGMMIPPVIFGDFSGGRGVFGGGGGFGGGGGGGGFGGFGGGSSGGGGASGDW, encoded by the coding sequence ATGATGCATCCCCTTCCTGTTTTATACCGAGCGTGGCTCCGGCCGCTGGTGCTGGTACTGCTGCTTTTATCGGTGCAGCTCGGCGCGTTGGCGCAGGAGGTGCCTGCCCGCCCCTCGCCCCCTCGCCTCGTAAACGACTTGGCGGGCATGATGCGGCCTGATGAGGTGGCGGCGCTGGAGCAGAAGCTGGTGGCGTACAACGACTCCACTTCTTCCCAGATTGCCGTCGTGACCGTACCCACGCTCAGCGACTATGAAATTGCCGATTACGCGCAGAAACTCTACGAAACCTGGGGCATTGGCCAAAAAGGCAACAACAACGGCGTGTTGCTGCTCATTGCTCGCAAAGAGCAAAAGGCCCGCATCCAAACCGGCTACGGCCTAGAAGGTGCTATTCCGGATGCCTTGGCCAAGCGCATTATCTCCAATACTATTGTTCCGGCTTTCCGCGAAGAGCAATACTACCAAGGACTTGACCGAGCCACCGACCAGCTTATTGCGCTGGCCAAAGGTGAATACAAAGCCGACCAAACCACCCAAACCCGCCAGCGCCGCACCGACGATAGCGGCACCGGCTGGACGTTTTGGGTGATTATTGGCGCGCTGGTTCTGTTTATGCTGCTTCGGTCGCGCGGAGGTGGTGGCCGGGGTGGCCGCGGCGGTCTGGGTGGCGGCATGATGATACCCCCCGTTATCTTCGGCGACTTCTCGGGTGGCCGCGGCGTATTTGGCGGCGGTGGGGGCTTCGGCGGAGGTGGTGGCGGAGGCGGTTTCGGCGGCTTCGGGGGCGGCAGCTCCGGCGGCGGCGGCGCCAGCGGCGACTGGTAA
- a CDS encoding TPM domain-containing protein — MTNPLTPDQEAALVAAIRQAEITTSGEIRVHLEDTCPTPEPLDRAAQVFAELNMHRTAQRNGVLFYLAWKSRQFAVIGDAGINSAVPDDFWETTKETVLSQFRTAKYVAGLEQGIRMVGEQLKRYFPYDSVTDKNELDDSISFGGGITQPPRV; from the coding sequence ATGACCAACCCCCTCACCCCCGACCAGGAAGCAGCACTCGTGGCGGCTATCCGGCAGGCTGAAATCACCACTTCCGGTGAAATCCGGGTGCACCTGGAAGACACTTGCCCTACTCCCGAACCGCTCGACCGCGCCGCTCAGGTGTTTGCCGAACTGAACATGCACCGCACGGCGCAGCGCAATGGCGTGCTGTTCTACTTGGCTTGGAAGAGTCGGCAGTTTGCCGTTATCGGCGACGCAGGTATCAATTCTGCCGTTCCTGATGACTTTTGGGAAACCACCAAGGAAACCGTGCTCAGTCAGTTCCGCACCGCCAAGTACGTGGCGGGGCTTGAGCAAGGCATCCGGATGGTCGGCGAACAATTGAAACGTTACTTTCCTTACGACTCCGTGACCGACAAAAACGAACTCGACGATTCCATTTCGTTTGGCGGTGGCATTACGCAGCCTCCTCGCGTATGA